ACTGTAGCAAGGGATTTAATCCCATTCTTTTGAAGAGTATCTTTATGCCATCTCCATGTGATCTGAGCTAACCCCTGTGATCCGACTCCGTCGCGGCTAACGATATCTCTGCATCCCGATTCCTGATGAAGCTGGCCAACCCCATACCAGTACGGATACTTGGTACCAAATTGCAACCAGTGATAGCGCCGAACCTCTTGAACATAGGATTGGCACCGCTGAATTGCTCCGCCTGCATAAAGAGCAGAACATAGGATCAGCAATGCAATGATTCTCATATCATCCACCCATCGCAAAGCAGTAAGGGATAATGATATACATGCTGTACGATGCAACGAAGAGTTGCCAGTTATGATCGTTATTCCAGTTAATCTTAGGTAGCAGTGCTTTACGTATAACATGAGCCACTAAAATCCCTGATACGGTCAGAAGCGTTTTTAAGATTACCATCTGCATAGGGTTTGACATCGTGTCATATATGCCGCTTATGAAGACATACCATATGATTATCAATAGTATCAGTACAGGCCATAATCGAATCATCTCTTTAAAAATGAGCACGGTCATTTTCAAGAATAACCCGACGATATACAAAGTAATCTTTCTGATTACATCTTTTAGATTTTTCACTTCTTATCCTTAGTTTTCAAATTCCACGCTTACCGTGTACCCACTCTCTCCCCATACATGGCGTACTTGCTGTACACTAAATTTTGACGGCCATCCGGGAGGGATATTAGATAGGTTTAGCAGTGATCCAGCGATGATATTTACTCCCTCATAGTCAAAACCTCCGCGTGCCATCCCTCTATTAGCCGCTTCGAGTTTGGCTTTGGCTTTTGTACGGGCATCACTTTCATCTTTAAACACCCCCTCGATATGCAGAGCAGGCTTTCCGCTTCCTACTGTTACCCGCTTGTTATGGTTCTCTTTGGTACTGTGCCACATAGCTGTGACTGACTTATAGAATGTTTTATCAAGCGTCTCAAACCAAAGCCCTTTTGTTGATTTAGCATCGATAACTGCATCCGGTAATTCGTCTTCTTGATCGCTCCATTTTTTCGGACGAAAGAGGATCGTATTATTTTTGATAGCGAATGTCGCTCCCAGCTCTCCAGCTAAACGGCGCATAAATGCAATATCAGACTCATGAGTTTGGCTCTTATAGCTATAGGTATGTTTTGGGAAGCTATTTTTGATGTTCAACCCGTTCCGTGCAGCAATCTTTTGTAAAATTTGATCGAGTGTGACGTTGTCGTAAGAGGTCGTAATTTTCTCTTTGATATCATTTCCGAAATCGATCGGTGTTGCTGTAACACTAACCTCCATCGTCTCGTATTCCAATCTGGATTTTAGAACGCTGAACGATCCGATATACCAAATATTATCCCGGTATCCAATCCATACTTTGAGTATATCTTTGAACGATGGTGGAGTAAATGATTCACCCTGAAATTTGATTGTAAACCCGTCTGCCGTATCATCTATATCATCGGAGTACTCGATACTAACTAAAGACGTCCGCAAACTTTCGGTCATATCCTTACCATTAACCATGATCTTAAAATCTGGAATCTTTACCATAGGTTGACTCCATTCTCCGGTTGTTCAGGTACCTCGATATCGGGAAGGTAGACTTTATCTCCAGTATCTAAGATTGGCTTTGACATTAAATGCACGTTGCTCATCAGCACCTCGTTCATGACGTCGAGCGTTTTATAGTACTGATAAATGATCTGATCGAGACGGTCCCCGGTAGTCGCAACAGTGTGCTTCATGATCTGACCCTTTTAAGATCGATATTAAAATCCACTTTAATCGATTTACCATCATCTAGGAAAACGGATCGATCTTCGCTGATCTTCGTTATCTTGAAATCTCCGAGGATATCTCCATACCCCATAACAAATGGGACTGCTTGCTTCTTATCAGCTATCGCTTCGAGGGCAGAGAGAGGTTTGAGACCACTTTTAAGTGTGATCAAATTTCCGCTGATATTGATCTCTTCGACATCTTTACCGATGCTTTGAGACCCTTCATAATTCTGAGCTTTCGGGATATCTGCAAAGCCATAGCTTACCGTTCTACTCAATCGATTAAAATCTTTATCGGATATACTAAAGGCAAAATCTCCAATCATCGCCATCGTTTTCATGAATAGCTCCGGTCGTTTTTATCATTGGCTGATTTTCTTTGAAGTTTGTCGACTTCAACTGCCAACTTTTTAATATCTTGATCAGATCTAATAACCGCATTTGGGAGGGATATATTTGTGTTAAATGTATTACTCTGAGCTGTTTGTTTAGCAGTGACCATTCTTGCTTCAGTGACACGTGGATTACGCACGGCAACACGTACAGGTACATGTGATGGAGTAGGTTTAACCCCCATCACTGTAGATGCAAAATGATCCATTTTTTTAGGAAGCATCGAGCTGTCATTGTTGGCAAAAAATCCGGCAACTGAACCTACTTTATCCATCATCCATGTGAACTTTTCGCCGATCCATCCGAAGAACTCGACGAACGGTTTTTTAATATTGTCTACTATCATACTGAACACAGACGATATTGCCCCCCAATTATTGATAATAATCCCAAGCGGAGTCCAAGCAAATAGCGTTTTTATAATTCCAAATCCAATCGAAGCAACTGTTTTTATTCCATTAAAAATACTGTCAAAATATGGAGAAATAACTCCCCAATTTGATATGATGATCCCGATTGGTGTCCAGCTAAAAAGGTTTTTAATGACTGTCCATGCTATGGAGAAATGAGACTTAATACCACCCCACATTCCACTAAAAAAACTTTTAATTGGAGTCCAGTTCGATATGATCAAATAAGCAGCTCCTGCGATCAGCGCTACCCCTCCGATTACCCACCCGAACGTCACCATAGATGTAATCCCTAAAAATGAGAGGGCTGTGGCTACTGCTCCGATTGCAATTCCAAGTGTTCCGAGTACTCCGGTCACTACCGTAAACCCTACGATAGCTACTCCGACAAATTTAGCTACGCCCGGATACTCTTTTGCAAATGATGCCAATGATGAAGTTGCGTTATTGAACCACTCAGTCATACCTTTGAGCTCAGGAGCTAAACTCTCTCCGATCAGTGCCATAAGATTGCTTGCAGTTCCGGTAAATGCTTCCCACATATTCCCAAGCGTTTGAGATGAGTTTTTAACACGTGCATTGAGATCGGCTTGCTCGGCGAGTTTTTTGTTGAATGCTGCTAATCCTTTTGTTCCATTATTGATCAGAACATTGACCATTCCGGATGCTTCGCCTTTTCCGAATATCGATTCGACGATACCGAGACGAGACGAGTCGCTTTTGATCGCTTTGAGTTTCTCCAGCTCACTCATCATATTTGCGGTGCCTTTAAAGTTCCCTCCGGTATCGGTGAAGTTCAGTTTGATTCCAATCGCATCGAGATTTTTATTGCCTTTATATGAAACGGCATCTTTGATGACATTTCCGAGATTGGTACCGACTGTTTCACCTGAAAATCCTGCTTTGATCAACATCCCTACCAATGGCTCTACATCTCGTGCGGCTTTGAGCCCCATAAGACCAAGCCCCTTCATAGTCGCCCCGATTTTTGAAAACGCAAAACTCATCTCTCCGACTTGCACACCCATGTGAGAGAGTCGCTGAATATCATCGATGAAAGGTAGAAGCTCATCATCCGCAATTCCAAGAGCCTCTTTAAACTTTGCCGTTTCAGTCGCTGCTTCTTCATAAGGGATCTTTAATACGACACCTAGATAAGCGGCAGATTTGAGAGCACCTTCTACGATACTTTTTTCTTCGACTCCAAGTGATTTGAGCTGAGAAGCCATTTTATAGAAGTCGGCAGTCGTTCCTGGAAGAGCATCACCGAGCTTCACTGCCTCATCATTGATTGACTTAAAAAACGGGCTGATGCTTCCATCACTCTTCATGAGCGTGTTTTCGAGTTGCGTCCGCGCATCTTCTAAATCAACAAAAGACTTTATAATATCATCAGTAGTTCCCCGTGTATATACAGAAGCACCTTTGAGACCGGTACCGATTCCGGATGTAGCGATTCCGAACTCTTTGGTACCTTTTGTAATGTTAGACAGAGAGCTTTTGAAAGATGAGAATACAGGACTGAACTGATCTCTTGCTGTTAGCAAAATACCAAGTGTTAACGTTTTATCCATCTTGTCTCCTTCCCATATCTTTAGCTTCGTCCATAAAACATAACAAAAGCTCTAAATCCATATCTGCCATATCGCTATAGCTAAAATGGAGCCAATGCCCCACGATTGCCATAGCACTGATACAGTCTTCTCGACTGATTACAAAAAACTATTGCGCTCTTTTGTTAAATTCATAAAATCATCTGCATCGAGGTCTTCTACTTCATCGATAGTCATCATGCAAAGATTTGCAATGAGTACAGCCTCTTGTTTAGCCGGGTTATTACTTGCTTCTGATGCAGTAATTAGGTCTCTTGCCTTTGGACGACGCATAGTTACCTCTTTGTCATCATGCAGTTTGATTTTTTTCTCTTGGATACGTACATTTTTCATTTATTCCTCTTTTTTATTGAATGTGATTTCGAAGTTCGGTATAGAGATCTACACCGTCGATGATACAGATCATATTGTCGACATCGATGTCGATCTTTTTGACCCCATTGATCTCAAGCGAGTATGCAGTAACTGCAATGTCCAATGTCATCTCTACCTCTTTAGAGCGGTCCGGTATCGGAGTGTCCAATACCTCAACACGACCTTTTAGCATGATCAATACAGGAAGTATTGAGACTCCCTGTGTCATTGAGCCTTTACAGACAAAAGTCGGAGCTGTGCCGAACTGTTTAGACGTAGCAGTGAATGCTTCAGCGTTGTACTCATTTAGAGTGATCTTCGCACTTAGAGCTTTGATCAGAGCAATTACATCTTTCTGAGCCATAGCTCCGTCGCGTTCACCAGTCTGAAACTCGATTTTAGGAGTCTCCAGTTTTTTGCTAACTCCGAGGTTACCGATCCCATCTACCAAGATATTAAAATCTCTCCAATATTGACGTTCTTTTATTCCCATCTTCTACTCCTTACCCGTTGATGATCGTGAGTAATACATCTGCATAATCGTCTACATAGACGAGCTCGATGTTCAGCTCTTTGATTGTCGGAATGTTTTGGAAACGAACCGTCAAATAAAATTTACCGGTACTCACTGTTGCTTTTGTATTCTTCGTACTATCGAAATAGACCTCGAACCCTAAACCAACACCGTTTCCGATTAGTTCACGCATAAACTCTTCGATGGACTGTTTAACGGATAGAAGTTCATCGGCTTGACGATCACGTGCCCACTTCGACGCACTCATCATTGCACGTAGCATTCGGTAGAATGTTCGAACACGCTCTAGTGATTGCCAAATAGGATCGATATCGGTAGTTTCAAATCCGTATGATCTCCATCCTACATCGCGTAAGATTGATGCGATACCGGCATTACGAAGACGTCGAGCTTCACTATCTTGACCATCGGCATAATCAATGAGACGATCTGTAGAACTGATACCTTTTACAATACGGTTAGATGCAGATTCAGCCCATCCAAATGGATTTGATGCATCCATAGCAGCGATCAGACCTGCGTATGCGGCAGACCCGGTAGTTACCATCCCGTTGATAGTAATAGATTCCGGACCGATGAGTAAAACAAAACGGCTGCCGAAGTTAGCGGCATAAGCGAGTGCATCCACTTCGTTCATCGCTGTTACATCGATGATAGCAGTACTCCATAGCCGTGTTGCCACCGCATCCATAGCAGTACCGATCGATAACGTCCCCGACCATTCTGGACAAACGATCAGGTCAGGGCGATATCCGGTAAATGCATACGCGGTGTTTAGCGCTGTAACGCCTGCGATCACATCCGCTTCGACTGCTGTATCCGCTAAAGCGTTGATGATAATAGGGCAGGTTACGCCCTGAGCATCGATAGAAGCCAATGCTTCTCGAATCGTTCCGGTTGTAGCTGCAGCAAAAGCGGTGATAGCCAGTTCCACATTCCCGAAAAACTGTAACCCAAGTGTCCCCGCATCCGTTGTTCCGACGATGGCGATAGGTGTGGTCGATATGACCGTAACCGGACGCGCAGCATCAGCACTGATGTCTCCATTAATTCCGAATAACATTTGTTACCTCCTTAGATTTTGATAACATCCATGATGCAGTAAATTTTAATTCCTCAGCCTCTTTATAAAAGCTGTTTTCACAATGTTTTTGATCTCTAAACAAGAAGTTGATGAACTGCATAAAATAGGTGGCATATCTATTTCCTTCTCGATGCAGGTAATATGTCCAGCTTGAGACTTTCCAATCCTCTTGAGAGTAAAGTATGCTTCCACCGGCTTGATCAAAACCGCAGGCAATCACACTAAAATACTCTTTGATACTCTCCATCCGATATACTTTACGTATCGTATTGAGTGTGATAATTATCGGTGCAAAAGTAGCGACTACAATTATGGCGATCAGCATGAGAGCGAATGACTTCATGATAGAATCTCCATAGCACGTCCTGAAGCTATCAGATTGATATGTTCAAGATAGGCCAATGCATCCTTCACTGACTGAAGGTTTCGATCTACATAAGTGAGACGCAGATCATTGATCAGTTCAAAGAAATCCTGTACTACCGCATCAGTACTGGTTTTGATCGCAATGCGTTCTTCCGAGGAGAAAAGCATTTTAAATTCGATAGGTGAGAGAAGTGGAACTTTATTGACCACTACTGTATCGATGACTGCGTCGATAACTGGATTCACCCATACTCCATCGATCAGTTCGGCCCCAACAACCGCACTATCCGGTACGTCAGTATTGTAATTTATAGCGATATCCGGGTGGAACAGATCAACGGGGTCCCCATTTGCGATATCTCTTATTTTTCCGTTTTCAATCCATGCTTTTTTCATTGTTTGCTCCTTACCATTCAATGATAACTAGACCTTGGCCTGCCATTGAACTAGAGCTTGCACCTGCTCCGGCACCGGCTCCTATCCCTCCGTTACCGCCGGAGCTTGATGCCGAGCCTCCACCACCGCCACCGGTTCCTCCTGCGCCGGCAGCAGTACTTGATGATCCGCCGCCACCACCGCCAATCCCACCGTTATTAATGCCATGTCCTGCACCGCCTCCACCGGTGAACCCGTCAAATGGAAATCTGATAATTGCATTGATATCATTTAAAGTACCGGCTGCAGCAGATGATATACCTTTAATATCAGGGGCTGGAATTGTGTTTATCGGAAATCCGAACGGGCTTCCTCCACCTGAATCCGATGTTGTAAATGCACTAACAGAGCCTAAAACACCGCCCCCTCCGGAACAGGCTAAAGCATAGCTTGACCCTCCGTTACCGAGCTGTGAACCTGCACCGCCTCCGCCAGTGTTATTTGCATTGCCTGAGTTGCCTCCATTTGCTCTGAAGTCACCTCCAATACCAACTCCGCCCATTGCACCTATACCTGATGCTCCTGCACCTCCTCCCGTAGCGGAAATTAAAGACCCGAACGATGATGTCCCTCCTGGAGTAGCAGGGGTAGCAGTTATTCCGGTTATTCCTCTTGCACCTACAGTGACAGGAAATGTATCCGCTGGATTGACTGTAAAGATACCGTGAGCATACCCTCCGCCACCGCCTCCGGCTCCGCCAGAATATGCCCCTCCGCCACCACCCACAACACGGACTCTAATCGATGTGATACCGGATGGCACAATAAATGTCCCATTTACGCTGAAAACTGTCCAAAGCCCATGTCCAAATTCACCCATATACCCAGCAGGAACTACTTTTGTACCTGCGATTGTTGGTGTATTGAAAATATTTTGTGGGGAAAATTCACCCGATATACTTCTACCCATTACACAACCTCCTCAAACCCGTGAATTCTCACGCTAATACCAGTTGATGATGCATAACATACGATTTTCTCATTCTCTCCGCATACGATTCCGCTGCGCTCTAAAACACCGTTTGCCGGGATTGGCGCATCATATTCGACATATTCTGCATTTGTAGGAACATCGGTAGAAGCTATCGCCATGCGAACCTTCACCTGTACTGATGATCGGTTTACAAATCCGGCGTTTATAGTCGATACTTTTCCGACGGGTACTGTATAAACTTTCGTGTTTGTTGTTGCCGCTAAATCGGCGTTACCAAGTCTTCCACTCGCCATTAAATGCCTCCGATAAAATAAGATTTAGGATTGATATTATGTTTGTGATCTATAAGAGCATATATGGCATCTGCATCGCTCTGAGTCAAATACTGTGGATGCGGATCAACTTTATTTTCATGATCAAGAATAGATTGATTCACATAGGAAATTGTTGCGGTTACAACTGACGCATCTATTTGTATCGTCACATTTGCTGCGTTTCCGACGGATAAGATCATCTTCACATATAGATCACGCCCGGCACTC
This is a stretch of genomic DNA from Sulfuricurvum sp.. It encodes these proteins:
- a CDS encoding phage major tail tube protein translates to MGIKERQYWRDFNILVDGIGNLGVSKKLETPKIEFQTGERDGAMAQKDVIALIKALSAKITLNEYNAEAFTATSKQFGTAPTFVCKGSMTQGVSILPVLIMLKGRVEVLDTPIPDRSKEVEMTLDIAVTAYSLEINGVKKIDIDVDNMICIIDGVDLYTELRNHIQ
- a CDS encoding phage tail tape measure protein, with the translated sequence MDKTLTLGILLTARDQFSPVFSSFKSSLSNITKGTKEFGIATSGIGTGLKGASVYTRGTTDDIIKSFVDLEDARTQLENTLMKSDGSISPFFKSINDEAVKLGDALPGTTADFYKMASQLKSLGVEEKSIVEGALKSAAYLGVVLKIPYEEAATETAKFKEALGIADDELLPFIDDIQRLSHMGVQVGEMSFAFSKIGATMKGLGLMGLKAARDVEPLVGMLIKAGFSGETVGTNLGNVIKDAVSYKGNKNLDAIGIKLNFTDTGGNFKGTANMMSELEKLKAIKSDSSRLGIVESIFGKGEASGMVNVLINNGTKGLAAFNKKLAEQADLNARVKNSSQTLGNMWEAFTGTASNLMALIGESLAPELKGMTEWFNNATSSLASFAKEYPGVAKFVGVAIVGFTVVTGVLGTLGIAIGAVATALSFLGITSMVTFGWVIGGVALIAGAAYLIISNWTPIKSFFSGMWGGIKSHFSIAWTVIKNLFSWTPIGIIISNWGVISPYFDSIFNGIKTVASIGFGIIKTLFAWTPLGIIINNWGAISSVFSMIVDNIKKPFVEFFGWIGEKFTWMMDKVGSVAGFFANNDSSMLPKKMDHFASTVMGVKPTPSHVPVRVAVRNPRVTEARMVTAKQTAQSNTFNTNISLPNAVIRSDQDIKKLAVEVDKLQRKSANDKNDRSYS
- a CDS encoding phage tail protein, yielding MKTMAMIGDFAFSISDKDFNRLSRTVSYGFADIPKAQNYEGSQSIGKDVEEINISGNLITLKSGLKPLSALEAIADKKQAVPFVMGYGDILGDFKITKISEDRSVFLDDGKSIKVDFNIDLKRVRS
- a CDS encoding tail protein X; the encoded protein is MKHTVATTGDRLDQIIYQYYKTLDVMNEVLMSNVHLMSKPILDTGDKVYLPDIEVPEQPENGVNLW
- a CDS encoding contractile injection system protein, VgrG/Pvc8 family, giving the protein MTESLRTSLVSIEYSDDIDDTADGFTIKFQGESFTPPSFKDILKVWIGYRDNIWYIGSFSVLKSRLEYETMEVSVTATPIDFGNDIKEKITTSYDNVTLDQILQKIAARNGLNIKNSFPKHTYSYKSQTHESDIAFMRRLAGELGATFAIKNNTILFRPKKWSDQEDELPDAVIDAKSTKGLWFETLDKTFYKSVTAMWHSTKENHNKRVTVGSGKPALHIEGVFKDESDARTKAKAKLEAANRGMARGGFDYEGVNIIAGSLLNLSNIPPGWPSKFSVQQVRHVWGESGYTVSVEFEN
- a CDS encoding phage tail assembly protein, with the protein product MKNVRIQEKKIKLHDDKEVTMRRPKARDLITASEASNNPAKQEAVLIANLCMMTIDEVEDLDADDFMNLTKERNSFL